Part of the Streptomyces sp. WMMC500 genome is shown below.
CTCGCCGCGCTGCAACGCGACTTCGGCGACACCCCGGCCGGCCGGCTGCCCGCGGGAGCGGCCGCATGACCCCGCCGGCCTGGCTGGCGGACGCCGTCCTGTACCAGATCTACCCGCAGAGCTTCGCCGACTCCGACGGCGACGGCATCGGCGACCTCGCCGGCATCGAGCAGAAGCTGGACCACCTGGCCTGGCTGGGCGTCAACACCGTCTGGCTCAACCCCTGCTTCGCCTCACCGTTCCACGACGCCGGCTACGACGTGGCCGACTACTACACCGTCGCACCCCGCTACGGCACCGACGAGGACCTGGCGGCGCTCGTCGACAGCGCAGGACGGCGCGGCATCCGGGTACTGCTCGATTTGGTCGCGGGACACACCTCCGACCGGCACCCCTGGTTCACCGCCTCCGCCGGCGACCCCGGCGACCACCGCTACATCTGGGCCCCCGAGGGCCCGCGCCCGGAGGGCTTCGAGCCCTCACCGGGCACCCGCGCCGGCTGGTACAAGCCGAACTTCTTCCCCAGCCAGCCGGCCCTGAACTTCGGCTACGCGCGCACCGACCCCGCCGAGCCGTGGCGCGTGCCGGTCGACGCCGAGGGCCCGCGCGCCAACCGGCGGGCCCTGCGCGACATCATGGACCACTGGCTGCGTCTGGGCCTGGCCGGCTTCCGGGTGGACATGGCCGCCTCCCTGGTCAAGGACGACCCCGGGCACGCGGAGACGGCGAAGCTGTGGACCGAGCTGCGCGGCTGGCTGGACGCGGCGCATCCGCGGGCCGCCCTCCTGGCGGAGTGGGGCGACCCGGGGACGTCCGTCCCGGCAGGCTTCCACGGCGACTTCTTCCTGCAGTTCGGCGGCGAAGACAACGGCCTGCCCCTGCGCTCGCTCTGGCACAACGGGAGCGGCACGGTCAACGAGGAATGGGGCCCGGCGAGCGCCTACTTCGACGCCGAAGGCACGGGCACCCCGCAGACGTTCCTGGACGGCTGGCGAGCCGCGACCGAGTCGATGGGCGACGCCGGCTTCGCCGTCCTGCCCACGTCCAACCACGACTTCTCCCGGCTGGCCTGCGGGCCGCGTACGGCCGAGCAGTTGCCCGCCGCGTTCGTGTTCCAGCTCACCTGGCCCACCCTGCCGGCGATCCACTACGGCGACGAGATCGGCATGCGCTACGTACCCGGCCTGCCCGACCACGAGGGCAGCGTCCTCGGCCCGCGCTACAACCGGGCGGGTTCGCGCACCCCCATGCAGTGGGACGACGGTGTGAACGCGGGCTTCTCCTCCGCCCCCGCCGACCGGCTGTACCTCCCGCTCGACCCGGACCCGGACCGCCCCACCGTGGCCGCCCAGCGTGCCGACGAGGGCTCCCTGCTGCACCTGGTGCGGCGGCTGATCGCCCTGCGCAGGGCAGCCCCCGAACTGGGCAGCGCCGGCCGGGCGGAGGTGTGGCACGCCGGGTATCCGCTGGTCTACGTCCGCGGCGGGAGGTACCTGGTGGTGGTCAACCCGGGGCGGGCCCCCGCCACGGCCACCATGCCGGCGGACGTGCGCTGCACCGCGCTGGAGGCGTCCGGCGTCACCGTCGGGGACGGCGGCGACATCGGGGCGGCGGGCTTCGGCTACGGGGTGTTCGAGCTCTCGGAGCCGGTCTGACCGCCGCCGGCCGCCTCACCGCCGTCCGGTGGGGCGTCAGCCGGGCATTCTTCGCGGGCCATCACCCTCGGTTACTATGCTCACTTCATGCCGGAGGCGGGCGGCCGACGTTCTCGTTCTGCTCCGGGCACCCCCTCCGCCGATTGCGAGGCTGACACGTTGGACGGCCCGGGATGATGCTGCGAGAAGTCACCGCGACCCGCTACGTCACACCGCTGCGGGAAGGCGGATCGCTCCCCGGCGTCGTCGAGGCGGACGACCTCGGCACCTACGTGATGAAGTTCACCGGCGCCGGCCAGGGGCGCAAGGCGCTGGTCGCCGAGGTGATCAGCGGGGTCCTGGCCCGGCGGCTGGGGCTACGGGTGCCGGAGCTCGTGGGGCTCCAGCTCGACCCCGTCATCGGCCGCGCCGAGCCGGACGAGGAGGTCCAGGCGCTGCTGAAGGCCAGCGGGGGACTCAACCTCGGCATGGACTTCCTGCCCGGCTCGCTCGGCTTCGACCCGCTGGCCTTCCGGGTCGACGCCGCGGAGGCCGGCCGGGTGGTGTGGTTCGACGCGCTGGTCGGCAACGTCGACCGGTCGTGGCGCAACCCCAACATGCTGGTCTGGCACGGCGACCTGTGGCTCATCGACCACGGCGCCACCCTCATCTGGCACCACAACTGGCCCTCCGCCGAGGCCGCGGCCGACAAGCCGTACGACGCCTCCGACCACGCGCTCGCCGCCTTCGGCCCGGACGTGGCCGCCGCGGCGGCGGAGCTGGCGCCGCGGGTGACCGCCGAGTTGCTGGCCGAGGCGGTGGCCGAGGTGCCGGAGGAGTGGCTGGACGGCGAGCCGGGGTTCGGCTCCCCGGCCGAGGTGCGCGCCGCGTACGTCGGGACGCTGGCCGCCCGCGCCCCCCGGGTGCACGAGCGGATCGTGGTGGGCGAGCGCAGCGCGGACAGGCCGTCGAAGGCGCCGGAGTGGCTGAGGGCCAGGCCGTCGCGGAAGGAGACGCGATGAGCGGGCGCGAGGTCTTCGAGTACGCGCTGCTGCGCGTCGTGCCGCGGATCGAACGCGGCGAGCAGATCAACGCCGGAGTCC
Proteins encoded:
- a CDS encoding alpha-amylase family glycosyl hydrolase; amino-acid sequence: MTPPAWLADAVLYQIYPQSFADSDGDGIGDLAGIEQKLDHLAWLGVNTVWLNPCFASPFHDAGYDVADYYTVAPRYGTDEDLAALVDSAGRRGIRVLLDLVAGHTSDRHPWFTASAGDPGDHRYIWAPEGPRPEGFEPSPGTRAGWYKPNFFPSQPALNFGYARTDPAEPWRVPVDAEGPRANRRALRDIMDHWLRLGLAGFRVDMAASLVKDDPGHAETAKLWTELRGWLDAAHPRAALLAEWGDPGTSVPAGFHGDFFLQFGGEDNGLPLRSLWHNGSGTVNEEWGPASAYFDAEGTGTPQTFLDGWRAATESMGDAGFAVLPTSNHDFSRLACGPRTAEQLPAAFVFQLTWPTLPAIHYGDEIGMRYVPGLPDHEGSVLGPRYNRAGSRTPMQWDDGVNAGFSSAPADRLYLPLDPDPDRPTVAAQRADEGSLLHLVRRLIALRRAAPELGSAGRAEVWHAGYPLVYVRGGRYLVVVNPGRAPATATMPADVRCTALEASGVTVGDGGDIGAAGFGYGVFELSEPV
- a CDS encoding HipA family kinase, producing MLREVTATRYVTPLREGGSLPGVVEADDLGTYVMKFTGAGQGRKALVAEVISGVLARRLGLRVPELVGLQLDPVIGRAEPDEEVQALLKASGGLNLGMDFLPGSLGFDPLAFRVDAAEAGRVVWFDALVGNVDRSWRNPNMLVWHGDLWLIDHGATLIWHHNWPSAEAAADKPYDASDHALAAFGPDVAAAAAELAPRVTAELLAEAVAEVPEEWLDGEPGFGSPAEVRAAYVGTLAARAPRVHERIVVGERSADRPSKAPEWLRARPSRKETR